In Ptychodera flava strain L36383 chromosome 17, AS_Pfla_20210202, whole genome shotgun sequence, one genomic interval encodes:
- the LOC139116535 gene encoding mRNA (2'-O-methyladenosine-N(6)-)-methyltransferase-like: MATPILSPRLLEEGWRKCYSVKAERPYYFNVKTNTSVWTMPTLSDQDERFADVPGRKSPDLPEPTQEVPMPDQTQSSQSSVAALVPQPSKPGATSHAEPSFSDMPNDLDRQVARRVAKYVYAKLILDEVNAIINQNCEGCKEDYPSQRDHECLYYGNAPAGQREAIIKYFTDAAKRVNMLAVQKSVLAMAELCYITLDHNVPLGLLDLDDLLELLYYRWSEDPEGCYQALSDSLSVYGMVLCNDMITAVCSKFGSASN; encoded by the exons ATGGCTACTCCTATACTATCACCAAGACTACTGGAAGAGGGATGGCGCAAGTGTTATTCAGTGAAGGCTGAACGTCCGTATTACTTTAATGTAAAGACCAACACCAGCGTCTGGACAATGCCAACCCTCTCTGACCAAGATGAGAGGTTTGCTGATGTTCCTGGAAGGAAGAGCCCCGACTTGCCAGAGCCTACTCAGGAAGTGCCCATGCCTGATCAGACTCAGTCCAGTCAGTCATCAGTTGCTGCTTTGGTCCCTCAACCTTCCAAGCCTGGCGCAACTAGTCATGCAG AGCCTTCCTTCAGCGATATGCCAAATGACTTGGACAGGCAAGTGGCAAGGAGAGTGGCCAAATATGTCTACGCCAAGCTCATTCTGGACGAAGTCAATGCCATCATCAATCAAAACTGTGAGGGATGCAAGGAAGATTACCCATCTCAGAGAGACCATGAGTGCCTGTACTATGGCAATGCCCCTGCAGGTCAACGGGAAGCGATCATCAAATACTTTACTGATGCTGCCAAACGAGTCAACATGCTGGCTGTGCAGAAGTCTGTTCTCGCCATGGCTGAACTGTGTTACATCACCCTGGATCATAATGTTCCACTCGGATTACTTGATCTTGATGATCTCTTGGAGTTACTGTACTATCGCTGGAGTGAAGACCCTGAAGGATGTTATCAAGCTTTATCGGACAGTCTGTCTGTTTACGGAATGGTTTTATGCAATGACATGATTACCGCagtttgttcaaaatttggttctGCAAGCAATTAA